Proteins from a single region of Undibacterium sp. KW1:
- a CDS encoding GNAT family N-acetyltransferase: MKFRLISAKELDATLVARWAELRSQSIIYDCPYYSPAFTTIIANARDDVRILVVEDAGVVVGIWPFHALSSFRAVSVGDFLADYQGPVCDASLKLHIADALSAMQCRYFSFNHMPSGLGKFSQYAWTNSQSHILDLTGGFEAYAQRLTEMRDASLLKKVATNERKLSKKFGELRFELQSSSDTDFAALIAGKRDQFQRTVGAEHDIFRLDWVRQVMDEIRAANAPDFAGMLSTLYAGDTLIAAHFGMRSGKVMHYWFPWYHTDFAEHSPGLILLTQCARHAAQTGITMIDLGRGDQPYKLRFATGANQLCEGAVSSPAILSSLQAGLYHAKQKLKASSLGQHLRKLRQTAR, from the coding sequence ATGAAATTCCGTTTGATCAGTGCAAAAGAACTCGACGCGACTTTAGTGGCGCGCTGGGCGGAGTTGCGCAGTCAAAGCATTATTTATGATTGCCCGTATTATTCTCCGGCTTTCACCACCATTATCGCCAATGCCAGGGATGATGTCCGCATTCTGGTAGTGGAAGATGCTGGCGTTGTCGTCGGTATCTGGCCCTTTCATGCTTTGAGTAGTTTTCGCGCTGTCTCCGTAGGTGATTTTCTGGCAGATTATCAGGGGCCGGTGTGCGATGCATCTCTGAAATTGCACATCGCTGATGCCTTGAGCGCCATGCAGTGCCGCTATTTTTCCTTTAATCACATGCCATCCGGTTTGGGTAAGTTCAGCCAGTATGCGTGGACGAATAGTCAGTCGCATATCCTGGATTTGACCGGTGGATTTGAGGCTTATGCGCAGCGCCTGACAGAAATGCGCGACGCATCTCTTTTGAAAAAAGTGGCCACCAATGAGCGCAAGCTCAGCAAGAAGTTTGGTGAGCTGCGTTTTGAGTTGCAGAGTAGCAGCGACACTGATTTTGCTGCATTGATCGCGGGTAAACGCGACCAGTTCCAGCGCACTGTCGGGGCTGAACATGATATTTTCAGGCTGGATTGGGTCAGGCAAGTCATGGATGAAATCAGGGCAGCAAATGCACCTGATTTTGCCGGCATGTTATCGACGCTATATGCGGGCGATACTTTGATCGCGGCCCATTTTGGTATGCGTTCTGGCAAGGTAATGCATTACTGGTTCCCCTGGTATCACACAGACTTTGCCGAGCATTCACCAGGTTTGATCTTGCTGACGCAATGTGCCAGACATGCTGCGCAAACAGGTATCACTATGATAGATTTGGGCCGGGGCGACCAGCCATACAAACTGCGTTTTGCTACGGGCGCAAATCAATTGTGTGAAGGGGCTGTCAGCTCGCCGGCTATTTTGAGCAGCTTACAGGCAGGGTTGTATCACGCTAAGCAAAAATTGAAAGCTTCCAGTTTAGGGCAACACTTACGTAAATTGCGCCAGACTGCCAGGTAA
- a CDS encoding YihY family inner membrane protein, whose translation MRGLSWKQILNLFKFALQRLQEGRLPQVAGSLTFTTVLALVPILTVAFAIFTAFPLFNTFRTSLEAYFIQSLMPKGISNTILGYLTQFATKATRVSAISGVALMVTAITTMAMIDKSFNQIWQVKRPRPALQRLLVYWAIVTLGPLLVGVSISSTSYLFTATSGVVGAVPFLGAVFYTLTSIAFTTGAFTLLYLIVPNRAVEWRDAVWGGLFAALAFEIAKRIFASFVIQFPTYTIVYGALAAVPLFLVWIYVSWLIILIGAVIAAALPVVKFERWWHVPTPGSAFEDAVSILQVLVDARLADATAAVSVNTIRTETRLGIDEIEGLLERMAEAGWVARVKVETTASRSRFWLRKNEAGAELWIMLVNPASLRLSDIYRLFVFDSTRESQLSSLVDQSIENGLQQSLQTYFYPVGQG comes from the coding sequence ATGCGTGGTCTGTCGTGGAAACAAATACTCAATCTCTTCAAATTTGCCCTGCAGCGCCTGCAGGAAGGTCGTTTGCCACAGGTTGCCGGTAGCCTGACTTTTACCACGGTACTGGCACTGGTACCTATCCTGACTGTAGCATTTGCCATTTTTACAGCGTTCCCGCTATTTAATACCTTCCGCACTTCGCTGGAGGCGTATTTTATTCAAAGTCTGATGCCCAAGGGGATTTCCAATACAATTTTGGGTTATCTGACGCAGTTTGCCACCAAGGCGACCCGCGTTTCTGCCATCAGTGGCGTGGCCCTGATGGTGACCGCCATTACCACCATGGCCATGATAGACAAGTCATTCAACCAGATCTGGCAAGTCAAGCGCCCGCGCCCGGCTTTGCAAAGGCTGCTGGTATATTGGGCGATTGTTACTCTGGGACCTTTGCTGGTGGGTGTTTCCATCTCCAGCACGTCTTACCTGTTTACTGCCACCAGTGGGGTAGTGGGGGCAGTGCCGTTTTTGGGCGCGGTATTTTATACCCTGACTTCAATTGCATTCACGACAGGTGCATTTACCTTGCTGTATCTGATCGTGCCTAACCGTGCGGTTGAGTGGCGCGATGCAGTCTGGGGAGGTCTGTTTGCAGCGCTGGCATTTGAAATTGCCAAGCGCATATTCGCCAGCTTTGTGATTCAGTTTCCTACCTACACTATCGTGTACGGTGCCCTGGCAGCTGTACCTTTGTTTCTGGTCTGGATTTATGTGTCCTGGTTGATCATCCTGATTGGCGCGGTCATCGCTGCTGCTTTGCCGGTTGTGAAATTCGAGCGTTGGTGGCATGTGCCCACACCAGGCAGTGCTTTTGAAGATGCGGTCAGTATCTTGCAAGTGTTGGTTGACGCCCGTCTGGCAGATGCTACTGCAGCCGTGAGCGTGAATACCATACGTACCGAGACCAGACTGGGTATAGATGAAATTGAGGGTTTGCTGGAGCGCATGGCAGAAGCTGGCTGGGTTGCCAGGGTAAAAGTAGAAACCACGGCTTCACGCAGCCGCTTTTGGTTACGCAAAAATGAAGCAGGGGCTGAATTATGGATCATGCTGGTCAACCCTGCGAGCTTGCGCTTGTCAGATATTTATCGCCTGTTTGTGTTTGATTCAACGCGCGAGAGCCAATTATCGAGTCTGGTTGATCAAAGTATAGAGAATGGTTTACAACAAAGCCTGCAGACTTATTTTTATCCGGTGGGGCAAGGCTAA
- the wrbA gene encoding NAD(P)H:quinone oxidoreductase — MTTQELTILVLFYSRHGNTRKMAEFIAQGIESVPGCNARMRTVPAVSTVAEATASDVPSEGAPYVELSDLKECAGLAMGSPTRFGNMAAALKYFLDGTAADWLSGTLTGKPACVFTSTGSMHGGQESTLLSMMLPLMHHGMLMLGLPYSNAELMTTSTGGSPYGATHWAGQDGAQAISEDSRKLAIALGKRLAEVSKKLQAAA, encoded by the coding sequence ATGACTACACAAGAACTCACGATTTTAGTTTTATTTTACTCACGGCATGGCAATACCAGAAAAATGGCAGAATTTATTGCCCAGGGTATAGAAAGCGTGCCAGGCTGCAATGCCCGCATGCGTACTGTACCAGCCGTTTCCACGGTAGCAGAAGCAACCGCCTCTGATGTACCGTCGGAAGGCGCCCCCTATGTGGAATTGTCCGATCTGAAGGAATGCGCCGGACTAGCGATGGGTTCACCCACCCGCTTTGGCAATATGGCGGCAGCCTTGAAGTATTTTCTCGATGGCACTGCCGCCGACTGGCTCTCTGGCACACTGACTGGCAAACCGGCCTGCGTATTCACCTCCACCGGCAGCATGCACGGCGGCCAGGAATCAACTTTACTCAGCATGATGCTGCCACTGATGCATCACGGTATGCTGATGCTGGGCTTGCCCTATAGCAATGCTGAACTGATGACAACTTCAACCGGCGGCAGCCCCTATGGCGCAACTCATTGGGCAGGCCAGGATGGCGCACAAGCTATTTCAGAAGACAGCCGCAAACTGGCAATCGCCCTGGGCAAACGTCTGGCAGAAGTCAGTAAAAAATTGCAGGCTGCAGCATGA
- a CDS encoding DUF2069 domain-containing protein yields MSTVTPEKKYYLLASASLIALLLLCICWEWFLAPLRPGGSWMVLKTLPLLIPLRGVLKRDNYTMQWSSMLIWLYFTEGIVRAYSDRSSLSVALALAEVGLSILFFIAVILYLRPLKKAAKALAKVNAAKAAEQ; encoded by the coding sequence ATGAGCACGGTAACACCAGAGAAAAAATATTACCTGCTCGCTTCTGCCAGCCTGATTGCCTTGCTGCTGCTTTGCATTTGCTGGGAATGGTTTCTGGCACCTTTACGCCCGGGTGGGTCATGGATGGTGCTTAAAACCCTGCCCTTGCTCATACCGTTGCGCGGAGTACTCAAGCGCGATAACTACACCATGCAGTGGTCATCAATGTTGATCTGGCTGTACTTCACCGAGGGCATAGTCAGGGCCTACAGTGACCGCAGCTCCCTGTCCGTAGCACTGGCTTTGGCTGAAGTTGGCTTGTCCATCTTGTTCTTTATTGCGGTCATCCTGTATTTACGCCCCTTGAAAAAAGCCGCAAAGGCGCTGGCAAAAGTGAATGCAGCAAAGGCAGCAGAACAGTGA
- a CDS encoding FAD-binding oxidoreductase, producing the protein MRVDFLADCIKILGHDFVITNASDQYPYLIDWRQRYLGKAMAVLLPKSADEVASLVRLCATHKIACVPQGGNTGLVLGSIPDQTGLAVVISLKRMNRILAVDVANNTITVEAGCLLAQVQTAASEEQRLFPLSLASEGSCTIGGNLSTNAGGTAVLRYGNTRELCLGLEVVTAQGDIWDGLRGLRKDNTGYDLRDLFIGAEGTLGIITAAVLKLFPQPRAQITAFAALDSADAALDLLKQCQHALGPTLTAFELISDFSLQLVLKHFPQLQHPFKRSHPRSYPYYALLEMSDHESESHAITLIEQVLEQAINDGHAADAVCASSVNQSRTLWKLREHISEAQAREGKNIKHDISIPVSQIPRFIRITDAELTAAFPGCQIVCFGHMGDGNLHYNVSAPAGSSDAAFILQQADINRIVHDQVHQFKGSISAEHGLGMLKRDEIRLYKSGLELSMMRAIKMALDPQNIMNPGKVL; encoded by the coding sequence ATGCGCGTTGATTTTCTTGCTGATTGCATCAAGATTCTGGGCCATGATTTCGTCATCACGAATGCGTCAGACCAATACCCATATTTGATAGACTGGCGCCAGCGCTATCTCGGCAAGGCAATGGCAGTGCTGCTACCAAAGTCTGCCGATGAAGTGGCAAGCCTGGTGCGGCTGTGCGCAACACATAAAATCGCCTGCGTACCACAGGGTGGCAATACCGGCCTGGTATTAGGCAGCATACCTGATCAGACAGGTCTGGCTGTAGTGATCTCCTTGAAACGCATGAATCGCATATTGGCGGTGGATGTCGCCAACAACACGATCACAGTCGAGGCTGGTTGCCTGCTGGCGCAGGTACAGACTGCAGCGAGCGAAGAGCAAAGATTATTCCCTCTGTCGCTGGCCTCGGAAGGCAGTTGTACCATAGGTGGCAATCTCTCGACCAATGCTGGTGGCACCGCAGTTCTACGCTATGGCAATACCAGGGAATTATGCCTGGGGCTGGAAGTCGTCACTGCTCAGGGTGACATCTGGGATGGCTTGCGTGGCCTGCGCAAGGATAATACGGGCTACGATTTACGCGACTTGTTTATAGGTGCTGAAGGTACGCTGGGCATTATCACAGCCGCCGTGTTGAAGTTATTCCCGCAACCTCGCGCCCAGATTACCGCATTCGCAGCGCTTGATAGTGCGGATGCTGCCCTGGACCTGCTCAAGCAATGTCAACATGCATTAGGGCCAACCCTGACTGCATTTGAATTGATCTCTGACTTCAGCCTGCAACTGGTACTCAAACATTTCCCGCAACTTCAGCATCCATTCAAGCGCAGCCATCCTCGCAGTTATCCTTATTATGCATTGCTGGAAATGTCTGACCACGAATCAGAAAGCCATGCAATTACCCTCATCGAGCAAGTGCTGGAGCAAGCGATCAATGATGGCCACGCTGCCGATGCGGTCTGCGCAAGCTCGGTCAACCAATCAAGAACCTTATGGAAGTTGCGCGAGCATATTTCTGAAGCGCAGGCCAGAGAAGGCAAGAATATCAAGCACGATATTTCCATCCCGGTGTCGCAGATCCCCCGCTTCATACGCATCACGGATGCAGAATTAACAGCTGCATTTCCGGGTTGCCAGATCGTCTGCTTTGGTCATATGGGGGACGGTAACCTGCACTACAATGTCTCAGCGCCTGCTGGCAGCAGCGATGCGGCATTCATCCTGCAACAGGCCGACATCAATCGCATAGTCCATGACCAGGTACATCAGTTCAAAGGATCGATTTCTGCCGAGCATGGACTGGGAATGTTGAAACGCGATGAGATCAGGCTGTATAAATCCGGCTTGGAATTAAGCATGATGCGCGCCATCAAAATGGCGCTGGACCCACAGAATATTATGAATCCAGGCAAGGTCTTGTAA
- a CDS encoding methyl-accepting chemotaxis protein, which translates to MNQLSRLKISGRLALGFGLVILLSCGLLVLGLFRLSQLQASTDYIFNTKVASLDAATDMREQGRALALVLRKMTAPSDMAEAERETKRLAKILEGYDASETSAKKLIDDKEGKATLQNSLDQKRQVLAIANKIKSLVAEGNYFDAASVLQTEFNAPNEKWMQALSELASQQHKAMKSAYDESLTNYKNARLGMLVIGVLTIVIGSVAAWLIARTIAGPIKRSAIIADQIANGDLTQHVEASGTDEIGDLLHSLQMMQENLLTTISKIKTGTETITVASQEIASGNADLSSRTESQASSLEETASSMEELTSTVRQNADNARQANQLVVSASSVAVKGGEVVGQVVNTMGSIKESSRKIVDIIGVIDGIAFQTNILALNAAVEAARAGEQGRGFAVVAAEVRNLAQRSASAAKEIKSLISDSVDKVDQGSKLVDEAGKTMDEIVTSVQHVADIMSEITAASQEQSSGIEQVNLAITQMDEMTQQNAALVEQAAAAAESMEEQAVELTHAVSVFQLPSNMQAAEVAGPQARRYTPRQLTN; encoded by the coding sequence ATGAATCAATTGTCACGTTTGAAGATTAGTGGTCGCCTGGCTCTGGGTTTTGGTCTGGTCATCTTGCTGTCCTGCGGTTTGCTTGTCCTTGGCTTGTTTCGACTGAGCCAGTTACAGGCTTCCACGGATTATATTTTTAATACCAAGGTCGCCAGTCTTGATGCTGCCACGGATATGCGTGAGCAAGGGCGGGCGCTGGCGCTGGTACTGCGCAAAATGACGGCGCCCAGTGACATGGCAGAGGCTGAGCGCGAAACCAAAAGACTGGCCAAGATACTGGAAGGCTATGATGCCTCTGAAACTTCAGCAAAGAAATTAATAGACGATAAAGAGGGTAAAGCTACCCTGCAAAATTCGCTTGATCAAAAACGGCAGGTGCTGGCGATTGCCAACAAGATCAAAAGTCTGGTCGCAGAAGGAAATTATTTCGATGCGGCATCTGTATTGCAGACGGAATTTAATGCGCCAAACGAAAAATGGATGCAGGCGCTGTCAGAGCTGGCGAGCCAGCAGCACAAAGCGATGAAGTCTGCTTATGATGAATCGCTGACCAACTACAAAAATGCCCGGCTGGGTATGCTGGTCATTGGTGTTTTGACGATAGTCATAGGCTCTGTTGCAGCATGGCTGATAGCGAGAACCATTGCTGGCCCGATCAAACGCTCTGCCATTATCGCTGACCAGATTGCCAATGGCGATTTGACTCAGCATGTAGAAGCAAGTGGCACGGATGAAATAGGTGATCTGCTGCATTCCCTGCAGATGATGCAGGAAAATCTCTTGACTACGATTTCCAAAATCAAGACAGGTACAGAGACAATTACCGTAGCTTCGCAAGAAATAGCCTCAGGTAATGCCGATCTCTCAAGCCGCACAGAATCACAGGCCAGTTCGCTGGAAGAAACCGCTAGCTCGATGGAAGAACTGACCAGCACGGTCAGGCAAAATGCCGACAATGCCCGTCAGGCCAATCAACTCGTGGTTTCTGCTTCCAGCGTCGCGGTCAAAGGTGGTGAAGTCGTAGGGCAAGTGGTCAATACCATGGGCTCAATCAAAGAGAGTTCGCGCAAGATCGTCGATATCATTGGTGTCATTGATGGCATCGCCTTCCAGACCAATATCCTGGCCTTGAACGCTGCGGTAGAAGCGGCGAGGGCAGGCGAGCAGGGGCGTGGTTTTGCGGTGGTTGCGGCAGAAGTGCGCAATCTTGCACAGCGCAGTGCCAGTGCTGCGAAGGAAATCAAATCCCTCATCAGTGACTCGGTCGATAAGGTTGATCAGGGTAGCAAGCTCGTCGATGAGGCAGGCAAGACCATGGATGAGATTGTCACCAGTGTCCAGCATGTGGCCGACATCATGAGCGAGATCACGGCGGCCAGCCAGGAGCAAAGTTCAGGTATAGAACAGGTGAACCTGGCGATTACGCAAATGGATGAAATGACGCAACAGAATGCGGCCTTGGTTGAACAGGCAGCAGCGGCGGCAGAGAGCATGGAAGAGCAGGCCGTAGAATTGACGCACGCAGTCAGCGTGTTTCAGTTGCCATCCAATATGCAAGCGGCTGAAGTGGCCGGCCCACAAGCACGCCGCTATACGCCAAGACAATTGACGAACTGA
- a CDS encoding metallophosphoesterase, with the protein MSLIQQLPSGPLDIIGDIHGEYEALCNLMHHLGYDADGKHLDERSLVFVGDFCDRGPDSPAVLALLERLVKAGRAVAVLGNHEMNLLRGSAKDGAGWFFEERAVRDEPKYAPFKRLDTAKKADTLNFLASLPVALEREDLRVVHAAWIAEHIEGIRHLVLGSVMENDRRLDADTRQLAQEFSAQMQAELTAHSRGLENPDHLPPFMHAHAAYDVLMQMHNPLRVLTSGVESKWHEPFYSGGKWRFVGREQWWNEYTEQLPVVVGHYWRRFNAFDRAHIGKGGEDLFENTSPLAWHGVAGNVFCVDFSVGGRWSARKNKDFPESDCKLAALQWPERSLCFDDGQVMQTVSFKSPTPAP; encoded by the coding sequence ATGAGTCTGATTCAACAACTGCCGTCTGGCCCGCTGGATATTATCGGCGATATTCATGGCGAATATGAAGCCCTTTGCAACCTGATGCATCACCTTGGTTATGATGCCGATGGCAAACACTTGGATGAGCGCAGCTTGGTATTTGTCGGTGACTTTTGCGATCGCGGACCAGATAGCCCGGCTGTGCTGGCATTGCTTGAGCGCCTGGTCAAGGCGGGCAGGGCCGTGGCGGTATTGGGCAATCATGAAATGAATCTTTTGCGCGGTAGTGCCAAAGATGGTGCTGGCTGGTTTTTTGAAGAGCGAGCAGTCAGGGATGAACCCAAGTACGCGCCTTTCAAAAGGCTCGATACCGCAAAGAAAGCAGATACCCTAAATTTTTTAGCATCTCTGCCCGTTGCGCTTGAGCGCGAAGATCTGCGGGTAGTACACGCAGCATGGATCGCGGAGCATATAGAAGGAATACGTCATCTTGTTCTGGGAAGCGTGATGGAAAATGACCGCCGCCTGGACGCCGACACGCGGCAGTTGGCACAGGAATTTTCTGCGCAAATGCAGGCTGAACTGACTGCCCACAGTCGCGGTCTGGAAAACCCGGATCATCTGCCACCATTCATGCATGCTCATGCGGCATACGATGTGCTGATGCAAATGCATAATCCTTTGAGGGTGTTGACATCGGGAGTAGAGAGTAAATGGCATGAGCCATTTTATTCTGGCGGCAAATGGCGTTTTGTGGGGCGTGAGCAATGGTGGAATGAATACACAGAGCAACTGCCCGTGGTGGTTGGTCATTATTGGCGCCGCTTCAATGCGTTTGACCGCGCCCATATCGGCAAGGGTGGCGAAGACCTGTTTGAGAATACGTCGCCGCTTGCGTGGCATGGTGTAGCAGGCAATGTGTTTTGTGTCGATTTTTCTGTGGGTGGACGCTGGTCTGCGAGAAAAAATAAAGATTTTCCTGAGTCGGATTGCAAGCTGGCTGCATTGCAATGGCCAGAACGCAGCTTGTGTTTTGATGATGGTCAGGTCATGCAGACGGTGTCATTCAAGTCACCTACACCTGCTCCATAG